The proteins below come from a single Mya arenaria isolate MELC-2E11 chromosome 8, ASM2691426v1 genomic window:
- the LOC128243729 gene encoding uncharacterized protein LOC128243729: MKKSVYIDSLQLTTMPKVEFEKLLDKRNPEIGYASNLARLYDEGDDIEEHTTTLKHKHNETGEPSKRKLFKEKDKRYREKVPFTFKRSVKALVLHVKNILQQLSEKRGPVEKFVIGKTHARKLKKVPFDPFKFNTWRLADGVNGRWKTSYEKEGYDGLIVLCAITKDLLPKADPINKPQLRLALSASASLQETDDSDDEVECELYHQQHYILALEQQLIHYFAYVEQDPRLGNLSVSTGNMERQNAVAGVLYVAFKLKGLQEE; encoded by the coding sequence ATGAAAAAGAGTGTGTATATTGACAGTCTTCAACTTACGACAATGCCTAAAGTTGAGTTTGAAAAGCTCTTGGACAAACGGAATCCGGAAATAGGATATGCTTCAAATTTGGCACGATTATACGATGAGGGCGACGATATTGAAGAACACACGACAActttgaaacataaacataacgAAACTGGTGAACCGTCTAAAAGAAAACTTTTTAAGGAAAAGGATAAACGCTACCGGGAAAAAGTAccatttacttttaaaagatCGGTTAAGGCACTCGTCCTACATgtgaaaaatattcttcaacagCTTTCTGAAAAGAGGGGACCCGTTGAAAAGTTTGTAATTGGTAAAACACACGCCAGAAAACTGAAAAAGGTTCCGTTTGATCCGTTCAAATTTAACACATGGCGACTTGCTGATGGCGTCAACGGACGATGGAAGACTTCCTACGAAAAGGAAGGATACGACGGTTTGATCGTTCTTTGTGCGATAACAAAGGACCTCCTCCCAAAGGCTGATCCCATTAACAAGCCTCAGTTGCGTCTCGCTTTGTCTGCATCTGCGTCCCTCCAGGAAACAGACGACAGCGATGATGAAGTTGAATGCGAGCTCTACCACCAGCAGCACTATATTCTCGCCCTTGAACAGCAGCTCATCCACTATTTCGCCTATGTGGAGCAGGATCCACGCCTGGGAAACCTGTCCGTGTCCACCGGAAATATGGAGCGACAAAACGCTGTCGCTGGTGTCCTTTATGTCGCATTTAAACTTAAAGGTTTGCAAGAAGAATAA